The segment GACGACGACGGCCCGGGAGGCGACGACTTCGGTGACGACGGCTGAACCGTTGCGCCGCTGGGTGACCGCACGGGCCCGGACGGTCTCCGCCCGGGCCCGCATCCTGCTCTGGCTGCTCATAGTCATGGCCGTGGCACTCGCCGCGGTCGCCCTGGCGACCCGCTCGGTACTGCTGCGCGACGCCGACCACCGGATCAACGGCCTCCTGGCTCAGGAGACCAATGAATTCGCCAACTTCGTCCGGCAGGGCTTCGACCCCGGCACCGGACAGCAGTTCACCGACCCCAACCCGCTGCTGAAGGTCTTTCTGGCGCGCCAGTACCCGGATCCGGACGAGGAACTCATCGGCCTGGTCGACAAACCCGCCGAGGACGAGCCCTTCGTCAAGGAACAGAGCCGTGACCACGGGATGCGCCATCCGCTGGTCAAGGACCGGGCATCCCTGACGAAGGTGTTCAACTCCCCCGACGCCTCGGGCGTCCTCCGGCGCCCCGGCGGCGAGGTCCGCTGGGCGAAGGTCCCCATCGAACCGGCGAACGGCCACCCCCCGGCGGCCTTCGTCGTCGCCGTCCACCCGGCCGGCGAACGCGAGAAGGCGAACGACGTCTTCCATATGCTGCTGGCGATATCCGGCGTGGCCCTGCTGATGACCACCGGTATCGGCTGGGTCGTCGCGGGCCGCATCCTGCGTCCGGTACGGCTGGTCCGCACCACCGCCGCCCAGCTCACCGAGCAGGACCTGACCCAGCGCATCCCGGTCGAGGGCCGCGACGACATCGCCGCCCTCGCCGAGACCTTCAACGCCATGCTCGACCGGCTGGAGCGGGCGTTCGCGGCGCAGCGGGAGTTCGTCGACGACGCGGGCCACGAGCTCCGTACCCCGATCACCATCGTCCGGGGCCATCTGGAGCTGATGGGCGACGACCCCGCCGAACGGGAGGAGACCGTCCGGATCGTGATGGAGGAGCTCGACCGGATGAGCCGGATCGTCGAGGACCTGCTGCTGCTCGCCAAGGCGGAGCGGCCGGACTTCGTCAGCCCGGAGCCGGTCCAGACGGGCGAGCTGACGGCCGATGTGTTCGTCAAGGCCCGGGCCCTGGGCGAACGGGACTGGCAGCTGGCCGGGGTGGTCGACGCCGAAGTCGCGCTCGACCCGCAGCGGATCACCCAGGCCATGGTCCAGCTCGCCCAGAACGCCGTCCAGCACACCACCATGGGGCAGCGGGTCAGCATCGGTTCGCGCGACGAGGGCGACCGGATCGAGCTGTACGTCGCCGACAGCGGGCCCGGCGTACAGCCGCAGGACGCCGAGGTCATCTTCGAACGCTTCCGGCGCGGCACCGCCCGGCGCGGCTCCCGGGCCACCGGAGCCGGACTGGGGCTCGCCATCGTGAAGGCCATCGCCGAGGGCCACGGCGGGCGCGTCGAGCTGCGTCCCACCGACGGCGGCGGCGCCACCTTCGTCCTCGTACTCCAGAAGGAAGCCACCCCGTGAACCGGATACTCATCGTCGAGGACGAGGAACGCATCGCGTCGTTCGTGGAGAAGGGACTGCGCGCCAACGGCTTCACCACCAGCGTCGTCCACGACGGGGACGCCGCCTACGACTACGCCGTGACCGGCGGCTTCGATCTGGTGATCCTCGATATCGGACTGCCCGGCCGGGACGGCTTCACCGTCCTGCGCCAACTCCGGGAGGCCCAGGTGTCGGTACCGGTGATCGTGCTGACGGCGCGGGATTCCGTACGGGACACGGTCGCCGGTCTGGAGGGCGGCGCCGACGACTGGATGACCAAGCCGTTCCGCTTCGAGGAGCTGCTGGCCCGGGTCCGGCTGCGGCTGCGCACGGCCGCCCGGGCGCCGGAGGTCACCGTACTGCGCAACGGCGAACTCAGCCTCGACCTGCGCACCCGCCGGGCCCGCTCCGGGGAGCGGATGGTCGATCTGACCGCCCGTGAGTTCGTCCTGCTCGAACTCTTTCTGCGCCATCCGGGGCAGGTGCTGTCCCGGGAGCAGATCCTCTCCCATGTCTGGGGGTACGACTTCGACCCCGGCTCCAACATCGTCGACGTCTATGTCCGGGCGCTGCGCAAGAAACTGGGCGCCGACCGGGTGGAGACGGTCCGCGGCATGGGATACCGGCTGCCGGAGTGAACGGCGCCCCGCCGGGGGCGCGTCCGCACGGAGCCGTACGGTGACCATGCCGTACGGCTCCTTCGCATTCCCCCCGGTGCCGCGATGCGCCCCCGGTCGCACCGCTTGGTGAAGTTCCTTTCATCATCGGCTCATGAAGTGCTCACCGCCCGGGTGAAACCTCATATCCGTGACACTGAACCTGCGACAGGCCGCGACCCTCTGTGTGGCGCTCAGCATCTGCGCGCTGCTCGTCGTTCCCGGCAACTTCCCCGGACTGAGCGGCGACGCCCGGATCACCCTCGGCGTCTTCGCGATCGCCACCTGCGCCTGGATCGGCACCCCGATCGACGACACCTATATCGCGCTGGGCGCGGGGCTGGCGCTCACGGCGACCGGGGTGATCACCAGTGACACCCTCTTCGGGACCCTCGGCGACGACACCGTCTGGCTGCTGATCTGCGCCTTCGTCATGGCCGCCGCGGTGGCCAGGACCGGGCTCGCCGGCCGGGCCGCGGCCTTTCTGGTCACCGGCGCCCGGACGGTCCGTCAGCTGGTCCATCTGACCTGCGCGGCACTGGTGGTCACGGCCTTCGCGGTACCGGCGACCTCCGGCCGGGCGGCGCTCGCGCTGCCGGTGTTCATCGCACTCGCGAAGGCGCTGGCCGACCGGAAGCGGCTGGTGGTGATGCTGGCGCTGCTGTTCCCGACCGTGATCCTGCTCTCCGCGGTGGCGACCCTCATCGGCGCGGGCGCCCATCTGATCACGGTGTCCGTGCTGTGGGAGGCCACCGGCGAGAGCATCGGCTTCGCCGAATGGCTGCTGATCGGGCTGCCGCTGGCGATCGTCTCCTCCCATCTGGCCGCCGAGGTGGTGCTGTTCACGACCACCAAGCGGGCGGACCGCACCGGTCCGGTGCACATCACCGCCGAGGAGATCCAGCAGCACACCGAGGCTCCGGTCACCGGCCCCTGGTCGCCGGCGGAGGCGCGGTGCGCGCTGCTGATGGCCACCGTGGTGGCGCTGTGGTGCAGCGAGCCGCTGCACCGGGTACCGCCGGCCGTGGTGGCGCTGATCGGCGCGGTGGTCGCGGCGTCCCCGGCGCTCGGGACGGTCAAGCTGAAGGACGCGCTGAAGACCGTGCCCTGGTCGATGCTGCTGTTCATGGCCGCGACGATGGCGATGGGTGTGGCGCTCGCCGACTCCGGGGCCGCGAAGTGGCTGGTCGGCGGGGTACCGCTGGATGTGCCTGCCTGGGCCTTCCTGGCGGTCGTGGTGCTCGTGTCGACCCTGGCGCATCTGGTGCTGCAGTCCCGTTCGGCCCGCTCCTCGGTACTGGTACCGCTGGTCGTGGCGGCGGCCGTGGGTGCCGGGGTCAATCCGGTGGCGGCGGCACTGGCGTCCACGGCGGCGGCCGGGTTCTGCCACACCCTGCCCGCTTCCGCGAAGCCCGTCACCCTCTACTCCGATATACCGGGCATCCCTACGTACGCCCCTCGCGATCTGCTGCGGATGTCCGCGGTGCTGGCGCCCCTGACCGCCGCGCTGGTGCTGCTGTTCGCGGTGGCCGTCTGGCCGCTGGTGGGTGTCCCCGTCACCCCCTGAACCACGGCCGGCCCGCCACCCCCTCACCCCCACCCTCACTTGTTCACCACCCGTACCGGGAGTTCATACGATGCTGACCCGTTTCGCCGTCGCGCCCAGCGGCTTCAAGGAGTCCTTGTCCGCCCAGGCCGCGGCCGAGGCCATCGCCGCCGGGGTCCGCCGGGTGGTCCCCGACGCGGAGATCGACCTCATCCCCCTGGTGGACGGCGGGGAGGGCACCGCGGAGGCGCTGGCCGCGGCGTCCGGCGGGCGGCTCGTCCGACTGGCCGCCACCGGGCCCACCGGCAGGCCGGTCGCCACGCACTTCGCCATGCTCGACAAGTACACGGCCGTGGTGGAGATGGCCGCGGTCGCCGGTCTGTCGCTGGTGCCGCGCGATCTGCGGGACCCGGCCGCCACCACGACCTACGGTGTCGGTGAGCTCATCCGTGCCGCGCTCGACGAGGGGGCCCGGGAGATCCTCGTGGGCTGCGGCGACTCCGGCACCTCGGACGGCGGCGCGGGCGCCCTCCAGGCCCTCGGCGCGCGGCTGCTCGCCGCGGACGGCACGGAACTCCCGTACGGCGGCCGGGAGCTGCTCAGGCTGGACCGGATCGACACCTCCGGCCTCGACCCCCGGCTCGGCCGTACCAATATCCGGGTGGCCTGCAATCCGTTCAACGTGCTGTGCGGGGAGCGCGGCGTGGCCCGGGTCTTCGGCCCCCAGAAGGGCGCGACGCCCGAGCAGGTCGAGCAGTTGTCGGCGGCGCTGGAGCACTGGGCGGACGTCCTCACCCGCGATCTGGACGTCCGGGCCGATCTGTACGGGGGCCCGGGCACCGGCGCCTCCGGCGGGCTCGGCGCCGGGCTGGCGGCGCTCGGCGCCCTGCTGCTGCCCCGCTTCGAGGTCCTCCTCGACCATCTCGACCTCGATGCCCGGCTGGCCCGGGCGGACCTCGTACTCACCGCGGAGGGGGCACTGGACCACCAGACCCCGCGCGGCAAGGTGCCCGCCGAGGTCGCCCGGCGGGCCAAGCGGTACGGCCGTCCGGTGCTGGCGCTGGCGGGCACGATCGGGGAGGGCGCGCACCAGGTGCGGTCGGCGGGGGTGGACGCGTACAGCTCCATACTCCCGGCACCGGTGAGCCTGACCGAGGCGCTCGGCCGCGGTGGGGAGTTCCTCACCGACGCGACCGAGCGGGCGCTGCGGATGGTGCTGATCGGGACGCGGATCCCGGAGCGTCAGCCGGTCGGCGCGCTGCCCGGGTCCGGGACGCAGCGGCCGTCCTCGGTGCGGTAGGTCCAGCGGGCGCCGTCGGTGACCAGTTCACGGACGGCGCCGAGGAAACGGTCCACGTGCTCGTCGGGGGTACCGGCGCCGAAGCTGACCCGGATGGCGTTGAGGGACCGCTCCCCCGGCTCGGCCTCGGGGGCGCCGCACTCGCCCGGGTCCTGCGGGTCGCTGCCCAGCAGGGTGCGGACCAGGGGGTGGGCGCAGAACAGACCGTCCCGGACGCCGATGCCGTACTCGGCGGAGAGCGCGGCGGCGAAGTGGGAGCTGTTCCAGCCCTCCACGACGAACGAGATCACGCCGACCCGCGGCGCGTCGTCGCCGAACAGGGAGAGGACCTTCACCTCCGGCACCTCGGCGAGCCCGGCCCGGACCCGGGCGACGAGCGTCTGCTCCCGGGTCACCAGCTCGTCGAATCCGGCGTCGGTGAGGGCGCGGCAGGCGGCGGCGATCGCGTAGACGCCGATGACGTTCGGCGAACCGGCCTCGTGGCGGGCGGCCGTCGTATGCCACTCCACCTCGACTCCGCCGTCGGTACGGCGGGCGACCTTCCGGGAGGCGCCGCCACCCGCGAGATACGGTTCGGCCGCCCGCAGCCAGTCGGCCCGGCCCGCGAGGACGCCCGAGCCGAAGGGCGCGTACAGCTTGTGTCCGGAGAACGCGACCCAGTCGACGTCCAGCTCCTGGACGGAGACCGGGTGGTGCGGGGCGAGCTGGGCGGCGTCGAGGACGATCCGGGCGCCATGGGCGTGCGCGGCCGCCGCGAGCTCCTTCACCGGCCACAGCTCGCCGGTGACATTGGACGCGCCCGTCACACAGACCAGCGCCGGGCCGTACGGATCCCGGTCCGCGAGCGCCCGCTCCAGGGTGGTCACGGCCTCGCCGGGGGTCCGCGGCGCGTTCAGATACGTGACCCGGGCGTCCCTCCACGGCAGGAGGGAGGCATGGTGCTCGGTCTCGAAGACGAACACCTGGCAGTCGGCGGGGAGGGCGGCGGCGAGCAGATTGAGGGAGTCGGTGGTGGAGCGGGTGAAGACGATCTGGTCGCCGTCCCGGCAGTCGAGGAACTCGGCGACGGTGGCGCGGCTGTTCTCGAAGAGGTCGGTGGAGAGCTGGGAGAGATAGCCCGCGCCCCGGTGGACGCTGCCGTAGTAGGGCGCGTAGGCGGCGACGTCGTCCCAGACCCGCTGGAGGGCGGGGGCGCTGGCGGCGTAGTCGAGCGCCGCGTAGGTCACCTCACCGCCGGTGACGAGCGGGACGGTGACATCGCCGCCGAGCACGGGGAGGGGGGCGGTGGCGGTGGCGACGGGCTGCGGACACACGGCTGCGGACATGGCGAACTCTCCCGGGAGGGCAGGCGGAATGAAGGCTTCAAAGGCCCCGCACGGCACACGGAAGAGGCGCAGAGCGCTTGGGCGCAGGGCGTTCCGGGGTACGGGGATGTGCTGAAGAAGGGGCTACGAGGCCCTATCGCATTCGCTTGCTCACGAGGCTGCTCCCTTGAGGACCAGGACCCCAGGGTGTCGCAGGGGTCCGCGCTTGCCGCGGGCCTCGCTGCCCACGGCCTGGTCTTCACCCGGGGCACCCCGCCACGGACGGAGGGTTGCCGGACAGCGGGCCGGGGCCGTAGTCGCTGTCACTCATGACCTGGCCAAACCGTATGCGACGCACCGCGACGCCGCAACCCCGTCCGGTATCCGGACAGCCGCGCCGTCCCGGGGCGCTGCCCCGGGCCCCTGTTCGCGGTCGCCCGCGGACCATCGGTGGTTTGTCGCGCGGTTCCGCCACCGGCGCCTGGCGGCGTGGGGGCATGCCACACGGCGTGCGCCCGGCCAAAGGCTGTGCCCTGCCGACTGCACGCCGTGCGTGGCTTGTCGCGCAGTTCCCCGCGCCCCTTCTTGTCCGTTTCCCGCCTGTCTTGTTGCCCGTGGGGCGCGGACCGGGTGTTCAGGGGCGCTGGGGGTCCCCCCACGCCGCCAGGCGTAGGGGGCGGAACTGCGCGAACGGCCCGCGACGGTGCGCGGTCGGCAAACCGGCCCCGCCGGGAACGGTGCTCGCCGCAGGCCGACTGGATGCGGGAAAGGCATGTGAGGCGCCGGGGTCCCCATGCTCCTCTGGCATACCCAGGGGCGGCCCGGCACCGCCGGACAGGCAGTCGGCGCACCCCGCCGCGGCGGCGGAGAAAGGGGGGCGCACCCGGCGCCCCCCCTTCAGCCCCTCAGCCGGAGGCTGTCGTCGCGCGGATCCAACGCGTCAGCGTGGTCGCGGCCGCGCCCGAGTCGAGGGAGTCCGTCGCGCGGGCGATCCCCGAGGCGATCTGGGCCGTCAGGGGCTCGTCCGTCGGCGCCAGCGCCACCAGCGCGGCCGCCGCGTTCAGCAGGACCGCGTCCCGTACCGGCCCCCGCTCGCCCGCGAGCACCCGGGTCGCGACCTCCGCGTTGTAGGAGGCGTCCGCGCCCCGCAGGGCCTCGACGGGGACGAGGTCGATGCCCACGTCACGCGGGTCGAAGGCCTCCTCCCGTACCGTGCCGTCGCGGACGATCCAGACCCGGGACGTCGCCGTGGTGGTCAGCTCGTCCAGGCCGTCGTCGCCGCGGAAGACCAGCGCCGAGGAGCCTCGCTCGGCCAGTACCCCGGCCATGATCGGGGCCATCCGGGCGTCGGCGACCCCCGTCGCCTGCGCCCTGACCCGTGCGGGGTTGGTCAGCGGACCGAGGAAGTTGAACGTGGTCCGGATCCCCAGCTCCTTGCGGGCGGCCGCCACATGCCGCAGCGCGGGGTGGAACTTGACCGCGAAGCAGAACGTGATCCCGGCCTCCTCGGCGACCTCCGCGACCCGCCGGGGCGTGAGCTCCAGATTGACGCCGAGCTTCTCCAGGACGTCGGACGCGCCGGAGGCGCTGGAGGCGGCGCGGTTGCCGTGCTTGACGACCTTGGCGCCGGTCCCGGCGACCACGATCGAAGCCATCGTGGAGATGTTGACGGTCTTGGCGCCGTCGCCGCCGGTGCCGACGATGTCCACGGTGTCCCCGGGTACGTCGATCAGATGCGCGTGCGCGTACATCGTCCGGACCAGGCCGGAGATCTCCGCCACCGTCTCGCCCTTGGCCCGCAGCGCCACCGCGAAACCGGCGATCTGCGCGTCCGTCGCCTCCCCGCTCAGAATGCGGTCCATCGCCCAGGCCGTGGCGTCCGCGCTCTGGTCGTGGTTGGTGAGGAGGGAGTCCAGGACGGCCGGCCAGGAGTATCCCGCCACGCTGTCGCCGCCGACCGGGGTCACAACGTTCATGGTCCGCTCCTGGGTCCATCGTGAATAAGGGATGGCTCCCACCCTATCCAGCGCCGGGCACGGCAAAGAGCCCCGTCCGGGCAGTGGACGGGGCTCTTGCCGTGGCGACGCTTCAGTGGTCGTTCAGCGGTCAGTGCTTGCCGCTGGTGACCTCCTCGTGCTCATCGTGCCCGTGGCCGTGACCATGGGCCGCGGCGATCTCCTCGTACTCCTCGCGGGTGGCCTTGGGGATCTGGTTCCCCTCGCCGTAGAAGCCCTTGCTGAGCTTCGCGCGGAACTTCTGGACGGGCGAGACCTTGCGGCGCACACCGTTCTCGTCGACCTCGGGGCCGATTTCGAGCGGCTGGTGCTGGACGTGCGTGGTGAGGGTGTGCAGGTCCGCCTGGCTGAGCGGCTCGTGCACCTCGATGAACTCACCGTGCGGCAGCCGCTTGATGATGCCGGACTCGCGTCCGTGCAGCACCTTGTCGCGGTCCCGGCGCTGGAGGCCCAGGCAGATGCGCTTGGTGATGATGAACGCCAGGACCGGTCCCACGAAGAAGAAGATCCGGACGAACCAGGTGATCGCGTTGATCGACAGATGGAAGTGGGTGGCGAAGAGGTCGTTGCCACCACCGATCAGCATGATGAAGTACGCGAACAGCCAGGCCACACCGAAGGCGGTACGGGTCGGGGCGTTGCGCGGGCGGTCCAGGATGTGGTGCTCGCGCTTGTCGCCGGTGACCCAGGACTCGATGAACGGATAGACCGCGATCGCGCCCAGCACCAGCGGGAAGATCACCAGCGGGATGAACACGCCCAGGGCGAGGGTATGGCCCCAAGCGTTGATCTCCCAGCCGGGCATCACTCGGATCAGACCCTCGGCGAAGCCCATGTACCAGTCAGGTTGCGCGCCGGTGGAGA is part of the Streptomyces qinzhouensis genome and harbors:
- a CDS encoding sensor histidine kinase, which translates into the protein MTTAEPLRRWVTARARTVSARARILLWLLIVMAVALAAVALATRSVLLRDADHRINGLLAQETNEFANFVRQGFDPGTGQQFTDPNPLLKVFLARQYPDPDEELIGLVDKPAEDEPFVKEQSRDHGMRHPLVKDRASLTKVFNSPDASGVLRRPGGEVRWAKVPIEPANGHPPAAFVVAVHPAGEREKANDVFHMLLAISGVALLMTTGIGWVVAGRILRPVRLVRTTAAQLTEQDLTQRIPVEGRDDIAALAETFNAMLDRLERAFAAQREFVDDAGHELRTPITIVRGHLELMGDDPAEREETVRIVMEELDRMSRIVEDLLLLAKAERPDFVSPEPVQTGELTADVFVKARALGERDWQLAGVVDAEVALDPQRITQAMVQLAQNAVQHTTMGQRVSIGSRDEGDRIELYVADSGPGVQPQDAEVIFERFRRGTARRGSRATGAGLGLAIVKAIAEGHGGRVELRPTDGGGATFVLVLQKEATP
- a CDS encoding response regulator transcription factor is translated as MNRILIVEDEERIASFVEKGLRANGFTTSVVHDGDAAYDYAVTGGFDLVILDIGLPGRDGFTVLRQLREAQVSVPVIVLTARDSVRDTVAGLEGGADDWMTKPFRFEELLARVRLRLRTAARAPEVTVLRNGELSLDLRTRRARSGERMVDLTAREFVLLELFLRHPGQVLSREQILSHVWGYDFDPGSNIVDVYVRALRKKLGADRVETVRGMGYRLPE
- a CDS encoding SLC13 family permease, with the protein product MTLNLRQAATLCVALSICALLVVPGNFPGLSGDARITLGVFAIATCAWIGTPIDDTYIALGAGLALTATGVITSDTLFGTLGDDTVWLLICAFVMAAAVARTGLAGRAAAFLVTGARTVRQLVHLTCAALVVTAFAVPATSGRAALALPVFIALAKALADRKRLVVMLALLFPTVILLSAVATLIGAGAHLITVSVLWEATGESIGFAEWLLIGLPLAIVSSHLAAEVVLFTTTKRADRTGPVHITAEEIQQHTEAPVTGPWSPAEARCALLMATVVALWCSEPLHRVPPAVVALIGAVVAASPALGTVKLKDALKTVPWSMLLFMAATMAMGVALADSGAAKWLVGGVPLDVPAWAFLAVVVLVSTLAHLVLQSRSARSSVLVPLVVAAAVGAGVNPVAAALASTAAAGFCHTLPASAKPVTLYSDIPGIPTYAPRDLLRMSAVLAPLTAALVLLFAVAVWPLVGVPVTP
- a CDS encoding glycerate kinase, whose product is MLTRFAVAPSGFKESLSAQAAAEAIAAGVRRVVPDAEIDLIPLVDGGEGTAEALAAASGGRLVRLAATGPTGRPVATHFAMLDKYTAVVEMAAVAGLSLVPRDLRDPAATTTYGVGELIRAALDEGAREILVGCGDSGTSDGGAGALQALGARLLAADGTELPYGGRELLRLDRIDTSGLDPRLGRTNIRVACNPFNVLCGERGVARVFGPQKGATPEQVEQLSAALEHWADVLTRDLDVRADLYGGPGTGASGGLGAGLAALGALLLPRFEVLLDHLDLDARLARADLVLTAEGALDHQTPRGKVPAEVARRAKRYGRPVLALAGTIGEGAHQVRSAGVDAYSSILPAPVSLTEALGRGGEFLTDATERALRMVLIGTRIPERQPVGALPGSGTQRPSSVR
- a CDS encoding aminotransferase class V-fold PLP-dependent enzyme; its protein translation is MSAAVCPQPVATATAPLPVLGGDVTVPLVTGGEVTYAALDYAASAPALQRVWDDVAAYAPYYGSVHRGAGYLSQLSTDLFENSRATVAEFLDCRDGDQIVFTRSTTDSLNLLAAALPADCQVFVFETEHHASLLPWRDARVTYLNAPRTPGEAVTTLERALADRDPYGPALVCVTGASNVTGELWPVKELAAAAHAHGARIVLDAAQLAPHHPVSVQELDVDWVAFSGHKLYAPFGSGVLAGRADWLRAAEPYLAGGGASRKVARRTDGGVEVEWHTTAARHEAGSPNVIGVYAIAAACRALTDAGFDELVTREQTLVARVRAGLAEVPEVKVLSLFGDDAPRVGVISFVVEGWNSSHFAAALSAEYGIGVRDGLFCAHPLVRTLLGSDPQDPGECGAPEAEPGERSLNAIRVSFGAGTPDEHVDRFLGAVRELVTDGARWTYRTEDGRCVPDPGSAPTG
- the trpD gene encoding anthranilate phosphoribosyltransferase, with amino-acid sequence MNVVTPVGGDSVAGYSWPAVLDSLLTNHDQSADATAWAMDRILSGEATDAQIAGFAVALRAKGETVAEISGLVRTMYAHAHLIDVPGDTVDIVGTGGDGAKTVNISTMASIVVAGTGAKVVKHGNRAASSASGASDVLEKLGVNLELTPRRVAEVAEEAGITFCFAVKFHPALRHVAAARKELGIRTTFNFLGPLTNPARVRAQATGVADARMAPIMAGVLAERGSSALVFRGDDGLDELTTTATSRVWIVRDGTVREEAFDPRDVGIDLVPVEALRGADASYNAEVATRVLAGERGPVRDAVLLNAAAALVALAPTDEPLTAQIASGIARATDSLDSGAAATTLTRWIRATTASG